Proteins from a genomic interval of Trifolium pratense cultivar HEN17-A07 linkage group LG6, ARS_RC_1.1, whole genome shotgun sequence:
- the LOC123892248 gene encoding uncharacterized protein LOC123892248 — protein MDRNILDAASGGALVDKTPAAAKALIENMSLNSQQFTTRNNSASVNEIQSSSSSIKALETKFDARIDELTSLVKKLAVSKAQPAKVCGICTSSEHPTDTCPILQDETITELPQAYAAAVTLYNQNRYNNPDLSTNKYHPSWRNHQNLQYGNQSQAAAPAAPPATSSLEDLVKQLAQGTDASIQNLTTQMGQMANAIGQLQAQGSGNLPAQTVPNPNVNVSAITLRSGRVTEPAPEKKKKKTVASSSAPEPPSVTTETGPEKERVYVPPIPFPQRIPKYAKFLKDLCTHKRKLKGNERVSLGRNVSAFIQPKTGSSANVSVLSQTMPEKCDDPGVFGIPCSIGDHKFENCMLDLGAGINVMPTSIYNNLDLGPLQPTGLIVQLANKSNVRPAGKVEDVLVQVNDLILPADFYILDMEGETNSSRAPIILGRPFMRTARTKVDVYDGTMSMEFGDIVAKFNIFDAMKHPVEEHSVFYMDLVTNTNLCSVCAKIESDLQDNNIHTGEVVVNEAVCTVKVLDIPAAPTKHSHDKEKTTHFHDKMISKKKFSVGQKVLLFKSRLKDMKLKVQVLARFSKQKDSG, from the exons ATGGATCGAAACATTTTGGATGCTGCAAGTGGTGGAGCACTTGTTGATAAAACTCCAGCTGCTGCAAAGGCCTTGATCGAGAACATGTCACTCAACTCGCAACAGTTTACAACCAGAAATAATTCTGCAAGTGTAAATGAGATTcagtcttcctcttcctccatcAAGGCGCTCGAAACCAAGTTTGATGCTAGAATTGATGAACTTACTTCCTTGGTGAAAAAGTTGGCAGTTAGCAAAGCTCAACCAGCAAAAGTGTGTGGTATTTGTACTTCTTCTGAGCACCCGACTGATACATGCCCCATTCTACAAGATGAAACAATAACTGAGCTTCCTCAAGCATATGCAGCAGCAGTAACCCTTTACAATCAAAACAGGTACAACAATCCTGACCTCTCCACCAACAAATATCACCCTAGTTGGAGGAATCATCAAAACCTCCAATATGGGAATCAGTCACAAGCTGCAGCCCCTGCTGCCCCACCAGCCACTTCTTCACTGGAAGACCTTGTCAAGCAACTGGCACAAGGAACAGATGCTAGCATTCAGAACCTGACAACGCAGATGGGACAAATGGCCAATGCAATAGGCCAACTACAAGCCCAAGGCTCTGGTAACCTTCCTGCACAAACAGTGCCGAATCCGAATGTGAATGTGAGTGCAATTACTTTGAGATCTGGAAGAGTGACAGAACCAGctccagagaaaaagaagaagaaaaccgttGCATCATCATCTGCTCCTGAACCTCCTTCTGTTACAACTGAGACCGGAcccgaaaaagaaagagtatatGTGCCACCAATTCCTTTTCCTCAAAGG ATTCCTAAATATGCAAAATTCCTGAAAGACTTGTGCACACACAAGAGGAAGTTGAAGGGAAATGAGAGAGTCAGTTTGGGACGAAATGTTTCTGCTTTCATTCAGCCTAAAActggttcctcagctaatgtctCAGTTCTCAGTCAGACCATGCCAGAAAAGTGTGATGATCCAGGAGTTTTTGGTATTCCCTGTTCCATTGGGGATCACAAGTTTGAAAATTGTATGCTTGATCTGGGAGCAGGTATTAATGTTATGCctacttctatttataataaCCTTGATCTTGGTCCTTTGCAGCCTACAGGTTTAATCGTGCAATTAGCAAACAAGAGCAATGTCCGCCCTGCTGGGAAGGTAGAAGATGTCCTGGTGCAAGTTAATGACTTGATTCTTCCTGCAGATTTCTACATTCTAGACATGGAGGGAGAAACTAATTCCAGCAGGGCACCCATCATTCTAGGCCGACCATTCATGAGAACGGCaagaacaaaagttgatgtttatGATGGAACCATGTCCATGGAGTTTGGCGACATTGTCGCTAAGTTTAACATTTTTGATGCCATGAAACATCCCGTGGAAGAACATTCTGTTTTTTATATGGATTTAGTTACTAACACTAACCTTTGCTCTGTTTGTGCTAAGATTGAATCTGATTTGCAGGATAATAACATTCATACAGGTGAAGTTGTTGTCAATGAGGCAGTGTGTACGGTTAAAGTTCTTGACATTCCGGCTGCCCCAACCAAACACTCCCATGATAAAGAAAAGACTACGCACTTCCATGATAAGATGatttccaaaaagaaattttctgTTGGCCAAAAAGTCTTGTTGTTTAAGTCTCGCCTGAAAGATATG aaattaaaagtacAGGTACTGGCAAGGTTTTCAAAGCAAAAGGACAGCGGTTGA